One Streptomyces sp. V4I8 genomic window carries:
- a CDS encoding cytochrome P450 → MAADSQKGAVIVASVTTPISDRRATVALFSRLRTAQGQADPFPLYADLRSRGDVSPAPWGGFLVTGFSACDQVLRSGAWLEPDTTWRERQGERTRWSAPSSREISRTLPALNPPEHTRVRRAAGTFDRGTIEQIGSRVSRVVDDLLDSLMEHLHTGEADFAALVSEELPIATIGNWLGLPSEDWPRLRELTHDQVFTQELLPSASQLARSDVAMAELRAYFLDLVSERRSRLGDDPVSRWIRTWDALEPDRDKADEAVYFLALFVLLAALETTSTLLSTMALLLVERPDRWNLLAEQPDLVPAFVEESLRYDPPTHVISRVAAQDCVLEGVEVRADEMVHLMVGAAHRDPARYDAPDRFELNRGPGHLAFSGGIHYCLGAPLARLEAQTLLSRMITLLPRLTLVRRPSRAPRVAFRRLLNLDVALA, encoded by the coding sequence ATGGCGGCTGACTCCCAGAAAGGAGCCGTCATCGTGGCGAGTGTCACCACTCCGATATCCGACCGTCGTGCAACCGTTGCTCTGTTCTCCCGCCTCCGGACAGCCCAGGGGCAGGCCGACCCTTTTCCCCTCTACGCCGACCTCCGGTCGCGAGGAGACGTCAGCCCCGCTCCCTGGGGTGGTTTCCTCGTGACCGGTTTCAGCGCCTGCGACCAGGTGCTGCGCAGTGGCGCCTGGCTCGAGCCGGACACGACGTGGAGGGAACGACAGGGGGAGCGCACACGCTGGAGCGCTCCTTCCTCCCGGGAGATCAGCCGCACCCTGCCCGCGCTCAACCCCCCGGAGCACACCCGGGTGCGCCGGGCGGCCGGGACCTTCGACCGTGGCACGATCGAGCAGATCGGCTCGAGAGTGAGCCGGGTGGTCGACGACCTCCTCGACTCCCTGATGGAGCATCTGCACACCGGGGAGGCCGACTTCGCCGCCCTGGTCTCGGAGGAACTTCCCATCGCCACGATCGGGAACTGGCTGGGCCTGCCCAGCGAGGACTGGCCCCGTCTGCGGGAGCTGACCCACGACCAGGTCTTCACCCAGGAACTGCTGCCCTCCGCCAGCCAGTTGGCCAGGTCCGACGTGGCCATGGCCGAACTGCGCGCCTACTTCCTCGATCTGGTGAGCGAACGGCGCTCGCGTCTCGGCGACGATCCGGTGTCCCGCTGGATCCGCACCTGGGACGCGCTGGAACCGGACCGGGACAAGGCTGACGAAGCGGTCTACTTCCTCGCCCTGTTCGTCCTGCTGGCGGCCCTGGAGACCACCTCCACCCTCCTGTCGACCATGGCCTTACTGCTGGTCGAACGCCCCGACCGGTGGAACCTGCTCGCCGAACAGCCGGACCTCGTGCCCGCGTTCGTGGAGGAGTCGCTGCGCTACGACCCTCCCACCCATGTGATCAGCCGGGTCGCCGCCCAGGACTGTGTGCTGGAGGGCGTCGAGGTCCGGGCGGACGAGATGGTCCACCTCATGGTGGGAGCCGCGCACCGGGACCCGGCCCGGTACGACGCTCCCGACCGGTTCGAACTGAACCGGGGGCCCGGCCATCTCGCCTTCAGCGGAGGCATTCACTACTGCCTCGGGGCACCCCTGGCCCGGCTGGAAGCCCAGACCCTGCTCAGCCGTATGATCACACTCCTCCCCCGCCTCACCCTGGTCCGCCGCCCCTCCCGGGCCCCCCGGGTGGCGTTCCGGCGTCTGCTGAATCTGGATGTCGCCCTCGCATGA
- a CDS encoding enoyl-CoA hydratase/isomerase family protein, translating into MNPLTVPTPATTPASIPVLVPAPTPVHLDIAESGPVLHVRLAPSAQDDTLSAAVLDELIAVLDGLHERPDIRILVLSSHGDDFSLGADRQEYQDALTTDPTGAALRRIADKAHRMCQGLENTHAITIARLHGKVVGAGLALAAYCDLRAGADTCRFRMPEVGVGLAPTWGGAMGRLISEAGAARIRELMLTCEVFDAVTAHRLGLLHKVAPLDELDDTVAAWTRPLARRSPEALVLTKRMLTGYAKATRTADIALLDAHLLTAQLTAPRTSM; encoded by the coding sequence ATGAACCCGTTGACCGTCCCCACCCCCGCCACCACGCCGGCGTCCATACCCGTGCTGGTCCCCGCACCCACCCCCGTGCACCTGGACATCGCGGAGAGCGGCCCCGTCCTCCACGTCCGGCTCGCCCCGTCCGCCCAGGACGACACGCTGAGCGCCGCCGTCCTGGACGAGCTCATCGCCGTCCTCGACGGCCTCCACGAACGGCCCGACATCCGCATCCTCGTCCTGTCCTCCCACGGCGACGACTTCTCTCTGGGAGCGGACCGCCAGGAGTACCAGGACGCCCTGACCACGGACCCGACCGGAGCCGCGCTGCGCCGCATCGCGGACAAGGCCCACCGGATGTGCCAGGGCCTGGAGAACACCCACGCCATCACCATCGCCCGGCTCCACGGCAAGGTCGTCGGCGCCGGCCTCGCACTCGCCGCCTACTGCGATCTGCGCGCCGGCGCGGACACCTGCCGGTTCCGTATGCCCGAGGTCGGCGTCGGTCTCGCGCCCACCTGGGGCGGCGCCATGGGCCGGCTGATCTCGGAGGCCGGCGCCGCGCGAATCCGCGAACTCATGCTCACCTGCGAGGTCTTCGACGCCGTCACCGCCCACCGGCTCGGCCTCCTGCACAAGGTCGCCCCCCTCGACGAGTTGGACGACACCGTCGCCGCCTGGACGAGGCCCCTCGCCCGCCGCTCCCCGGAGGCGCTCGTCCTGACCAAACGCATGCTCACCGGCTACGCGAAGGCCACCCGCACAGCCGACATCGCCCTGCTCGACGCCCACCTCCTGACCGCCCAGCTGACGGCCCCCCGAACCTCGATGTGA
- a CDS encoding flavin reductase family protein, protein MAGMDEFIGRLNPDMCVVTAAAGGERAGCLVGFASQCSMRPVRFVVWLSEVNHTFRVARSAQVLAVHLLAREQHALAELFGGHTGDQEDKFRDVPWRSGHGGAVVLQDAPAWFVGRIVTRVGGGDHIGFVLDPVEWGEHGAYDGPLLRLEDALTISPGHPVD, encoded by the coding sequence ATGGCGGGCATGGACGAGTTCATCGGACGGCTGAACCCTGACATGTGTGTGGTCACGGCCGCGGCGGGCGGCGAACGGGCCGGTTGTCTGGTCGGCTTCGCCTCGCAGTGCTCCATGCGGCCGGTGCGGTTCGTGGTGTGGCTGTCGGAGGTCAACCACACCTTCCGGGTGGCACGGTCCGCGCAGGTCCTGGCCGTGCACTTGCTGGCCCGCGAACAGCATGCCCTGGCCGAGCTGTTCGGCGGGCACACCGGCGACCAGGAGGACAAGTTCCGGGACGTCCCCTGGCGGTCGGGGCACGGCGGGGCCGTCGTTCTTCAGGACGCGCCGGCCTGGTTCGTCGGCCGGATCGTCACGCGCGTCGGCGGCGGTGACCACATCGGCTTCGTCCTCGACCCGGTCGAGTGGGGCGAACACGGGGCGTACGACGGCCCGCTGCTGCGCCTCGAGGACGCCCTTACGATCTCGCCCGGTCACCCGGTGGACTGA
- the dhaK gene encoding dihydroxyacetone kinase subunit DhaK: MKMLINVAETVVADALRGMAAAHPDLVIDVDKRVIVRRDAPVAGKVGLVSGGGSGHEPLHGGFVGPGMLSAACPGEVFTSPVPDQMVRAAAAVDSGAGVLFIVKNYTGDVLNFDMAAELAEDEGIQIAKVLVNDDVAVTDSLYTAGRRGTGATLFVEKIAGAAADEGQPLERVEAIGRQVNENARSFGVALSACTTPAKGSPTFDLPPGELELGIGIHGEPGRERRAMMTSGEIADVAVGAILDGMSPRNPVLVLVNGMGGTPLLELYGFNAEVQRVLAERGVAVAHTLVGNYVTSLDMAGASVTLCQVDEELLRLWNAPVKTPGLRWGM; the protein is encoded by the coding sequence ATGAAGATGCTGATCAACGTAGCGGAGACCGTGGTCGCAGACGCGTTGCGCGGGATGGCGGCCGCCCATCCCGACCTGGTCATCGATGTGGACAAGCGGGTGATCGTCCGGCGGGACGCCCCCGTGGCAGGGAAGGTCGGCCTCGTCTCCGGCGGCGGGTCGGGGCATGAGCCGCTGCACGGTGGATTCGTGGGGCCGGGGATGTTGTCGGCAGCCTGTCCGGGCGAGGTTTTCACGTCGCCGGTGCCCGATCAGATGGTGCGGGCCGCGGCCGCCGTGGACAGCGGGGCAGGTGTGCTGTTCATCGTCAAGAACTACACGGGTGACGTCCTCAACTTCGACATGGCCGCCGAGCTCGCCGAGGACGAGGGCATCCAGATCGCGAAGGTGCTGGTCAACGACGACGTGGCGGTGACCGACAGCCTCTACACGGCCGGGCGGCGCGGCACGGGCGCGACATTGTTCGTCGAGAAGATCGCCGGTGCGGCGGCGGACGAGGGGCAGCCGCTGGAGCGGGTCGAGGCGATCGGGCGTCAGGTCAACGAGAACGCCCGCAGCTTCGGCGTCGCTCTCAGCGCCTGCACCACGCCCGCCAAGGGCAGCCCCACCTTCGATCTGCCGCCCGGCGAGCTGGAGTTGGGCATCGGCATCCACGGCGAGCCCGGCCGGGAGCGGCGGGCGATGATGACGTCGGGCGAGATCGCCGACGTCGCCGTGGGCGCCATCCTGGACGGCATGAGCCCGCGCAACCCCGTCCTCGTCCTGGTCAACGGCATGGGCGGGACACCGCTGTTGGAGCTGTACGGCTTCAACGCCGAGGTCCAGCGGGTGCTCGCCGAGCGCGGTGTGGCCGTCGCCCACACCCTCGTGGGGAACTATGTCACCTCGCTCGACATGGCCGGCGCCTCCGTCACCCTGTGCCAGGTCGACGAGGAGCTGCTGCGACTGTGGAACGCGCCTGTGAAGACGCCGGGGCTGCGGTGGGGTATGTGA
- the dhaL gene encoding dihydroxyacetone kinase subunit DhaL yields the protein MLDADFFRRWMTATAASVDREAERLTALDSPIGDADHGSNLQRGFTAVAAELEKEAPQTPGAVLTLAGRQLISTVGGASGPLYGTLLRRTGKALGEASEVSEDQFAQALRAGVDAVMTLGGAAPGDKTMIDALVPAVDALGDGFTAARAAAEEGALATTPLQARKGRASYLGERSIGHQDPGATSSALLIAGLAEAHGE from the coding sequence GTGCTCGACGCCGATTTCTTCCGCCGCTGGATGACGGCGACCGCCGCCTCCGTCGACCGTGAGGCGGAACGGCTCACCGCTCTCGACTCACCCATCGGGGACGCCGACCACGGCAGCAATCTGCAGCGCGGGTTCACCGCCGTGGCCGCGGAGCTGGAGAAGGAGGCCCCGCAGACGCCCGGTGCGGTCCTGACGCTCGCCGGGCGGCAGCTCATCTCGACGGTCGGCGGGGCGTCGGGGCCGCTGTACGGGACCCTGCTGCGCCGGACCGGCAAGGCCCTCGGGGAAGCGAGCGAGGTGAGCGAGGATCAGTTCGCTCAGGCACTGCGGGCGGGAGTGGACGCGGTCATGACGCTCGGTGGCGCGGCGCCGGGCGACAAGACCATGATCGACGCGCTGGTGCCGGCCGTGGACGCGCTCGGCGACGGTTTCACCGCGGCCCGGGCCGCCGCGGAGGAGGGCGCCCTGGCGACGACGCCGTTGCAGGCCCGCAAGGGACGGGCGAGCTATCTCGGGGAGCGCAGTATCGGGCACCAGGATCCCGGTGCCACGTCCTCGGCGCTGCTCATCGCGGGGCTGGCGGAGGCGCACGGTGAGTAA
- a CDS encoding PTS-dependent dihydroxyacetone kinase phosphotransferase subunit DhaM — translation MSNESDGKVSERLVGIVLVSHSAEVAASVAELARGLAGGGTAVPVAPAGGTEGGGLGTSAELIAAAAASVDRGAGVAVLTDLGSAVLTVKALLAEGDELPDGTRLVDAPFVEGAVAAVVTAATGADLAAVEAAATEAYAYRKT, via the coding sequence GTGAGTAACGAGAGTGACGGGAAGGTGAGTGAGCGTCTCGTCGGCATCGTGCTCGTCTCGCACAGCGCAGAGGTCGCCGCTTCGGTGGCCGAGCTGGCGCGAGGGCTCGCGGGCGGCGGGACGGCGGTGCCGGTGGCCCCGGCGGGCGGCACCGAGGGCGGCGGGCTCGGTACCAGCGCCGAACTGATCGCCGCGGCGGCGGCCTCCGTGGACCGCGGCGCCGGGGTCGCGGTCCTCACGGACCTGGGCAGCGCTGTCCTCACCGTGAAGGCCCTTCTCGCCGAGGGCGACGAACTCCCGGACGGCACGCGCCTGGTGGACGCCCCGTTCGTCGAGGGCGCGGTGGCCGCGGTCGTCACGGCGGCAACAGGCGCCGATCTGGCGGCGGTTGAGGCCGCGGCCACGGAGGCGTACGCGTACCGGAAGACATGA
- a CDS encoding TetR/AcrR family transcriptional regulator: protein MTAARERTSRPTSRAASGPTGRPPLTEERKAEIRLEIARAAVDLFVTQGVAATTGEQIGAAVGVSSRTVWRYFPSKESCVRPLFSAGIDLIVGCLRQWGPEQPLEELLDRALADEDNLLAGPDRATVVALVRLTRTEPGLRAVWLQTYDEAEPAFARVLAERAGLPADDLRPTIRAAMFNAALRAAVEHYAWSTADAHPDRTTAQTRLTATLRSALAVAAEGVG from the coding sequence ATGACCGCAGCCCGTGAACGCACGAGCCGACCCACGAGCCGGGCTGCGAGCGGGCCTACCGGACGACCGCCCCTGACCGAGGAGCGCAAGGCCGAGATCCGGCTGGAGATCGCGCGGGCCGCCGTGGATCTGTTCGTCACTCAGGGCGTGGCGGCGACCACGGGCGAGCAGATCGGAGCTGCGGTCGGTGTCTCCTCGCGGACCGTGTGGCGCTACTTCCCGAGCAAGGAGAGCTGTGTACGGCCGCTGTTCTCGGCCGGCATCGACCTCATCGTCGGCTGTCTGCGGCAGTGGGGCCCCGAGCAGCCCCTCGAGGAACTCCTCGACCGCGCACTGGCGGACGAGGACAACCTGCTCGCCGGCCCCGACCGGGCGACCGTAGTGGCACTGGTACGGCTGACCCGCACCGAGCCCGGCCTACGAGCCGTCTGGCTCCAGACGTACGACGAGGCCGAACCGGCGTTCGCTCGCGTCCTCGCCGAACGGGCCGGGCTCCCCGCCGACGACCTGCGGCCCACGATCCGGGCGGCGATGTTCAACGCGGCCCTGCGCGCGGCGGTCGAGCACTACGCCTGGAGCACCGCCGACGCCCACCCCGACCGGACGACGGCCCAGACCCGGCTGACGGCGACGCTGCGTTCGGCGCTGGCAGTGGCGGCGGAGGGGGTCGGGTAG
- a CDS encoding SDR family NAD(P)-dependent oxidoreductase → MSGGLDGRSVIVTGAGSGIGRAAALAFAREGARVVVADLNAEGAEAVVKEIEQTGGGAVAVIGDLSEQGVVDQVVQTAVERFGGVDVLVNNAGIMDRMSALAEVSDAEWERVIRVNLTAPFLLTRAVLPHMLQAGRGAIVNTASEAGLRGSAAGAAYTASKHGVVGLTKSLAVMYRKQGIRANAIAPGGTQTGIVVDAAQDAHGPAALGPHFVNLGRVAQPEEQAAAIVFLASDAASNINGVILPVDDGWSAV, encoded by the coding sequence ATGAGCGGCGGACTGGACGGGCGCAGCGTCATCGTCACCGGAGCGGGCTCGGGCATCGGGCGCGCGGCCGCGCTGGCCTTCGCCAGGGAGGGCGCCCGGGTCGTGGTGGCGGACCTGAACGCCGAGGGCGCGGAGGCGGTCGTCAAGGAGATCGAGCAGACGGGCGGCGGCGCGGTCGCCGTCATCGGGGACCTGAGTGAGCAGGGCGTCGTCGACCAGGTGGTCCAGACCGCCGTCGAGCGCTTCGGCGGCGTGGACGTCCTGGTCAACAACGCCGGGATCATGGACCGCATGTCCGCGCTGGCGGAGGTGAGCGACGCCGAGTGGGAGCGGGTCATACGGGTCAACCTGACCGCCCCCTTCCTGCTCACCCGGGCGGTGCTGCCGCACATGCTCCAGGCGGGCCGGGGTGCCATCGTGAACACGGCGTCCGAGGCCGGCCTGCGCGGCAGCGCGGCGGGCGCCGCGTACACGGCGTCGAAGCACGGTGTGGTGGGGCTGACGAAGTCCCTGGCGGTGATGTACCGCAAGCAGGGAATCCGGGCGAACGCCATCGCCCCGGGCGGCACGCAGACCGGCATAGTCGTGGACGCCGCACAGGACGCCCACGGACCGGCCGCCCTCGGCCCGCACTTCGTCAACCTCGGCAGGGTGGCTCAGCCCGAGGAGCAGGCGGCGGCCATCGTGTTCCTCGCCTCGGACGCGGCGAGCAACATCAACGGCGTGATCCTGCCGGTAGACGACGGCTGGTCGGCGGTCTGA
- a CDS encoding glycoside hydrolase family 75 protein: MRFQSLTLVAAGAALLAPTMPTAPPAADEGPEVRQESDSDVSAADLLSKVRTCDPVSHGRYRSDSRAPANIPVCGARGAVFWKADMDIDCDGRPTRHCNRRTDPYFSAATAFQQSDGRHLNAERIPYIVVPTPSAIWDHGAHGIHGGSIAAVVYRGRVRYAVVGDVGPYDILGEASYATAKALGIPPDPRSGGTASGVTYIVFKDTRVTPVEDAATVTRTGEQLARDFVSGRPHGQSRTSEGKPYGDSRNDSYGDSYGK; this comes from the coding sequence GTGCGTTTCCAGTCGCTGACGCTTGTCGCGGCAGGCGCCGCTCTGCTCGCCCCGACGATGCCCACCGCACCACCCGCAGCGGACGAAGGGCCCGAGGTGCGCCAAGAGTCCGACAGTGACGTCAGCGCCGCTGACCTGCTGTCCAAGGTGCGCACCTGTGACCCTGTTTCCCACGGCCGTTACCGGAGCGACAGTCGGGCGCCCGCGAACATCCCGGTCTGCGGGGCGCGCGGTGCGGTGTTCTGGAAGGCGGACATGGACATCGACTGCGACGGGCGGCCCACCCGCCACTGCAACCGCCGTACGGATCCCTACTTTTCCGCCGCGACGGCCTTTCAGCAGTCCGACGGCCGCCATCTGAACGCCGAGCGCATCCCGTACATCGTCGTGCCCACCCCGAGCGCCATCTGGGACCACGGTGCCCACGGTATCCACGGCGGCTCGATCGCGGCCGTCGTGTACCGGGGCCGCGTGCGGTACGCGGTCGTCGGCGACGTCGGCCCGTACGACATCCTCGGTGAGGCGTCGTACGCCACCGCCAAGGCCCTTGGCATCCCGCCGGATCCGCGCAGCGGCGGCACGGCCTCCGGCGTCACCTACATCGTCTTCAAGGACACGCGGGTGACGCCCGTCGAGGACGCGGCGACCGTCACGAGGACCGGGGAACAGCTGGCGAGGGACTTCGTGAGCGGCAGGCCGCACGGCCAGTCCCGCACGTCGGAGGGCAAGCCGTACGGCGATTCACGCAACGATTCGTACGGAGATTCGTACGGCAAGTGA